The genomic segment catttatttttcattaaaaaaatattaaagagtGTAAACCATAGTTTCTTGCTCCTAGATGAGCAAACATTTTATAATCTTTTTCATGATACACATAATGTATTGATTAAGCAAATTGGTGGAGAGTACGTCAATAATCAAGTTTAGTGAGAAGAGCTTTCGATTgagataatttttataaataatatttggaGAAGTTTTCTATGAGAAAATTTATGGGTAAGAGAATATTTGATGTTTTGAGATTTTACATATTTATTACAATAATCCTTTTAATTGTTTGTTTGTTACTGTTGGCTATATATATGAAAGAGATCGATACATAGTGTTTGGTCTAtcgtattttttaaaatacttgagttGAATAGTGATCCATTAAATATAGTTTTGAAAAAAAGGTAAAAACCCGGtcctaaaataataataaaaattaagatATATAAACATTTTTAATAACAAATTATTGTTCACATCACTACATAAAAACAGTttgattagcgacggttatacgATAAACTGTCGCTTTTATAGCGACGATTTttgataaaccgtcgctaaagtagcgacggtttatgtcGCTATAATAGCAACGGTTTGTAACATCCGTCGCTATTGGCAATGGTTTCAATAAAAACCGTTGCCATTAGCGACTGTTTTAAAGACCGTCgccaatagcgacgggtttGCACAATTCGTCGCCGATTTGGATCAGCGACAGTTTGTCAAAAACAGTCGctattggcgacggtttaaCTCAAAACTCTCGCTAATGGCGACAGTTTAggcaaaacccgtcgctatgaTTCTATATATACCGTGGTTCGCGAACATTTTCTTCACGCGATTTTCGCCTTTCTTCTCCGGTAGTACCGAAATTTCCTCTATCAATTTTTTCGCAATTTTGGTTTTTTTGCTTTGTACTAACATTTTTTCGTATTAATTTCGTAGATTTGCTCGTCGGTGTGATATTCCAGCATTACGTGGATCTGCATATCTTCGCGCACGTTAGGTTTTTAAAGCGATTTATGTAcagaaaatttaatatttaatttttgcgtagtaatttatttatgaattttaacgtagtattttatttatgaattttagcgTAGTAgattattaattttgtaaatCATGAATGAGTTTTTTTTATTAGATAGATTAAAAACCGTAGCTTCATTAAGTTACGGTTTTATGAAAAATCTTCGCTTAATATAGCGatggttttttaaaaaccgtcgttatAGATAGCGACGGTCTTGTCAAAAATTGTCGTCGtaaatagcgacggatttttaaaaaccgtctcTTAAATTAGCAACGGTGtgtataaaaccgtcgcttaaaTTAGCGACTGTATGTAACCGTTGCTTCATTCAGCGACGGAATAGAGACGGTCTTGTTCAACATAACCGTCGTCAATTTGTAACGGTTATTGAGAAACATCGCTATATGAAGGCGGCGCGACCTCCGGTTACAGACCACCAAACCGTCACTACAACCGTCGCTTGTCccccctctttttttttttttgtagtgacaaCTCCTCCCACTTCTGCATCAACGAAAGGACATCTTGCATTAAGTAGTCAACGAATTGCTATAAAGAATTCTATCTTTTTAGAAATTTCAAGATCCAATGGTAAATAGCGACGGTCTTGTTAAACATAACGTCAGATCGATTTTTACAACACTGGATGTTAGTGGTTAGTTTGAATAAtagtttatataaaatatttagttACTAAATTTACATATGTAGGACAAATGAAGTGTAGGAGATGACTGAACTTGATTAATttggttaatattttattttagacataattttttttttttttatgattttggtgtcataatattatatttgttaCTTAGAAAGAAACGAGAAAAATAAGGATTAGATTTCATTCCCAAGATATATTCCTTGTGTTACTACAGACAACTTCAAGAAATTTTTATGGGCTTAATGTTTGGGCTTTTCATCTAATTGCTCGGCCCATTTATTTTATGTGCTtgttcttctttttcttttttaagtGCCGTCAACTATCGAAAGTGTTCCTATCGTAATTATAATATTTCTTAGTTTGATTGCCTTTCAATCTTTCTGTTGATGAAAACATTATAGACTTTTTAGATTATTCGTTGATAGATTTGGCTAAGTTGTGTGCTAATTTtctatgattttatttcatgggAAAAATTATATCATGGTGGAATCATGGTGGATTACTGAATATTCTtgttcaagttttttttttgaatcGTGAATTCACTGGCATAATTTGTTATCAACTTTATGTTTATCTACCGAGTGATTTTGTTTGTTGAATTTGCAGTGGATATTTAAATGTCAATATAGTATGATTTTTTTGTAAAACTACAAAAGGTGTGCAAGGAAGAGACAAAGGAGATATCTTCCTCCGGAGATGCTTTTCAAAATTCTTTCATATCTTCCAGCCCATTTTATATATGATGTGATGATTCATGTTTGTGAAGAATGGAACATGATTATCAATACAAAAGAATTCAATTACTATCATCTTCAAAATTCAACTCCTGGAATCATAATAATGGAACAAGGAAAACCAGCGAAGGGGATTTATGTTGAAATTCGACGAGGTTGTCTGGAGATATGCAAGTTTGACTGCAGTGATTTTTGTTTCTGGCGGAGCAGTGTTAATGGTTTAGTGATGGCCTCCCCCGCCAATAAACGAAACCATGGCATTCTTCATATTATCAATCCCTTGACAAAACAACGGCAACCTATTCCCTATGACGTACCTCTCGTAGAAGGGACAAGTTTAGCGTTTGCTGAGGCTTCCATGAAGCATAAAGTGGTGCGctcctttcttcccaaatcacCAGTGTGTATATCAGTGCTAACAGTCGGAGCTGATAATGTTTGGAGGCACCTTGACGTGCAACACATGTCAATTCTAGCTCGAGAAGCGTTATGGAGTCATCCATTTGCTACTCGTGGCTATGTGCACTGGATCGGCATACACTCTATTGTGACAATGAATGTAGAGACTGAAATCTTTTATGAGTTTGATCGGCCTGGATTTCATCGATTTGAATTTCTGAATCTAGCCATGGGTCGAAATCTATCCTGTTGTAGTTTGTCCAAAGTGCCAGGGTCACGTGAATATTTGATGGAAGTTATGGAAATGAATCCCGAAACTGGAGAGTGGACCAAGTTGCTTAGCTCCGATTTGAAACCCCTGAGTGACAGATTCAAAGGCTTGAATTCAGTCAACCTCTTTGGTGTGTTAGCTGGTGGGGAGGTGTTTCTTTTCGGTATTTCTGGTTCTGAGAAATTTTGCGCAGCTTATAATGTTCGGACAAGAGAAATTCAATCGTTTCAGTTGGAAAAAAGAGCTGGAAAATGTTACTCCGCCGCTCATGTAAACACCATGACTTGGTACGAATGAGGATGACAAAATTTCTGACTTAATTATTTTGATGGTTGATGTTCACAACTCTCGTCCATATATATGgtatttattattaaattaaaatatttatctttTATTCCAAACTTATTTTTGTTAATTTATCATATCTGTAGTCGTATGGCTCGGGCTTTATTTTCATAGATGAATAGAGGATATGGTTAAATATTGGTGGTGTTGATTTTATGCACCTCTAGGATTACTCATATATATTTTGAGGATGTATGTTTGAGTTGAGTGAGTTTACGCTACACGGGGAGTTTTATTCTCGGTGTGTTTGTATTAGATGATCGGTCGATCATTTCATtgcaagataaaaaaaatatattaaatattgatGGATCCCAcagttttttgttttaaattaaGAGATTTAATTGATAGCTGATCGTcttaaacaaaaaaataaataaaatcggGAGATTACTCTCACCATTTGAGTTGGGGAATTGTCCATGTTAAATTTTAGGTAGTAATATTCAATTCATTGTATATATAAAAGCCTTGCTTTCTTGCATTAATAATAAGTAAAAGAGTTGCTTATTTGACTTTTCATTTTCCATGTCGAATAgtcattaaaatttattaaagaaATTAAGTAAATGTATCCATTCGGTTTAGACATGGTTTTTCCTCCAAAATTCAAACCAAACTAATATCATCGATTTTCTAAGTTTTAAGATCAAACTAAAACATTATTAATCGAAAAGCGACAAAATGTGTGTTGTTCGATTTGGGGCATTGGTTTTGGTTCGATTATTTGAACACCCCTAGATAAAAACGTAgacatttttatattttcatttCACAATAAGCCCAAGTAGGAGCCGAGTTGGGTTAATGACCGATGCCGAAAATAATAGGGGAAAAAAAACTACACCATCTACATATATAGAGAAATGCATACTAGCAAGCccaaaagaatttaaaaaaacGTTTTAAAAATACTTCAGTTTTGCTGTTTACTTCAAATATTtagaattttaattattataatgcacataaaaatttaaCTACAATAATTTTTAGTTTGCCGAGTATGTTGGCTCACATGTCAATTTTGTAGGACCGCAATATAATTTGGTTTTAACTTGCTGGTTTGATATTTAACTCCGCACATGTTGCGTTCATATATGGTCgatttattttacaaaaaattggAGCGTAATTGATATTTTTtatgattaattttatttatattaaaataatgataacaaaattcaataaaaacaaatatcttttgaaGTAATCTTTTTAAATTGCAATAAAGATTTTTATATATACTTAAAttcatttatgttattttaCTATAAGAGACATCTTAGTTTAcataaaaattgtttttttttctaaaatatatatattatgttattattGTACAAATATATCAACAAGTATGTTTTTATAAGGGAAAAGTGGTAGAATAAAATTTATATAGAGAAAAActtaattatttttgtaatttcgTGTATAAACAATTACTAATATTTGTATTGTTTAAGACAAATTCAGCATTGGAATCATCATACTTGTGATTAAACCAAAACGTCAGCCCATAAATTGTGCATATCATTTTTTAAAGTTAATTtataaaatcaacaaaaaaaaagaattttatttaaaataacccATAAATTGTgcatatcattttttttaaagttaatttataaataaataaaaaaaaaaaatttctttcaaaATTACCTATTTCCTTCATTCTGATTCTTGGGTTGAGTGTTGCTTGCTTACTGTCCAGGCGTCAACCCCAGAAACTGCATGTGTGACTCGTCTTCCTCACAAGTGTTGCATGATCAGCGCCTCCATTAAATACcaacaatttattttatttttctttatattataaataaaaacaccaatatgataaaataataataatacagaTAAATAACACGGAAATGGGCAGCAACCCGTACAATTTGCCGACGAAGGTTCTACCAGCGACTATCATGTCTAAATCTATCCTCTCACTTGCGGGACACTTCAACATACCTTTCATATCGAAGGCTCCCAAACAGAAGTTGGAATCCGCCGCGGCGGCGGTGGTTCGAGGCGCCGGCCTTGTTCTTGGGAGGATAGCCATGGGCTTCCTCGGGGCGGCGTATGTCTGCATGGCTCTAGTGTTTCTGATGGTTGTGGCAGCGATATTAGGCGTGGGGCTAGTGAGATTTTGGGTGGAGGAGCCTATTAATGTGACGGAGAACTTGTACTTTGAATACGCAGATGCTCATCCAACGGCTGTATTTTCTTTTGCCGGTGGTGTGCCTGTTGGGCAAACCCTCTATGTTTCCTTGATTCTTCTGATGCCAGATTCTGATTACAACAGAGACATTGGGATATTTCAGGTATTTTAATTCATAATTAATCACTGTCGTGTTATTTaacaataatgaattaattaatcatAAAAAGTATGGAATATATGATGCGTGGAAATTGAAGTTTGGCGAAATTTAATCTTAAATACACTAAATTGTATATCGTTTGGAGGTTCTTGATTTCTATTGAATTCGTCTTTTTTTCTATTAATTATtcgtggattttattattgggTGAATTCGTCATTTTCCTATAATTGTTCTTGGATTTTATTATTTGGTCTCACGTACCAAACTTAATCTCAACCTTAAAAAAAGATGAGATGCATAATTCCACGAGGAATTTTGTAAGtattaacttcaaaataaaataaatggaCTCAAGTATAAGGTTTTCAACAATTATTTAATGATGGAATATGAAGAAAATAGTTTTTAAACTTATGAATAGGTAATATTATAAATCAAGTATAAAAAAATGCTATTCTGCTGCATGGTTTTAGATTTTAGTATGAAACGTTTTTTATCATTGTATATATATTctctaattaaaaataaaatgattatttaaataatatatttaattttttttatttttaggtCCGTGCGAGTTTCATGCATTATAttagtaatttaattaatatgtcGAATTTTACCTAATTGTATCAGGTAACTGCGGAGATACTGTCAACCGGAGGAGATTTGATGGCGAAATCAAGCCATCCATGCATGCTACAATTCCAAAGCTGGCCAATTCGGGTTATGAAGGCATTTGTCATGAGCATACCCTTGCTACTTGGGATAACCGACGAGACTCAAATGATAAGTTTCCGGATACTGAAGAATAAAGAACATCCAAGTTTACGAACACGAGAAATCCGAATCACTTTAATCCCTCGTGCGGGTACTTATTCCCTCCCTCACTTTTACGAGGCGAAAATCCTCTTGAAATCTAGAATGCCTTGGGCAAAACAGGTGGTCTATATGTGGAAATGGACATTTTATGTCTGGACAACTCTTTACATATATAGTATTATGCTTGCAATGGTTCTCGCTTTTTACCTGAAACCGGTGATCAACTCTATCATATTAATGGTTAGTGGTTCAAACAATCACGCGAAGATGGAGTTCGGATATGGTTTTGGAAAGCCAGATTCATGTCGTGGTAGGGTCGAGGGGGAAGTTGGTTCTGCGCGAAGACCGGGGGAACGAAGTCAAAACAAAAGAAAGGCATCCGGGGTTCTCAGGGGCGAAAATGGTTCTTCGGCTTCCAGCGTTACATATAGTGGTGTTGGCTATGGAGAAGGCATTGGTGATTCAGAATCTGTGTTCTCACCTATGAATTGACAATGGAATGAAATCTTTAATTTGTTATTAGTTAAGACTTGTGAATTGTAATATATGAGTGAGCTAGATAGGGAGTAGATGCATGTTTGTATAGGAAAAGTGGGAAATATGTAACCTTTCCGggtttatatttttttgtcaTACTATTGTCGTCCGTTATATGTGCGTCACTgcgatgatatatatatatatatatatatatataagggtTTAACATCTGAATCACAATGCATTTTGGAGAGCTCAAGGGCCACAAAGAATTCCTTGTGAGGGGAGGGGGCATCATTTTTAAGAGGGATAAATAGGACCATAGAACTTGGCCCAAGAAAAAAAGATATCGTCCCCGAAGTCGGGGTTTGAGTGtacatattttgggaaaaagatCGATTGATTCAATTTTATCTTTGCATTTACGAGCatgcaaataattaaaatggGTGAAAAAGGTTTTGTCTTTGTCGATTGTATCAAACGATATTTTAACTAAACATTTAGACGTCGATATCGACGaattttatatttcaaaattttgtggGGCTCAGCTCCGTTAGACAAAATAATATAATGGATATTTTTGTTAAATCTACTTTTAATAAATTCAAGTTCAAACCATCTCTCGTGACTGGATCCGTATGTTGGCTGGATTAGTATAATTGGGCTGCAGTAATGAAAATCTCGGCCCACTTATTTCATATTCTTGACCCTCCGATTCCTGCCGACATATTTGGACCGTCAAAATCGGGTAATATTCTAAATTTAAAGATATGGATAAATCCTGCTATAGTTTGGGTTGCGGTCCAGCCGAAACGTCCAAGTAAAAACTCTACCTCGTCAATGTCATTCGCAGCGGTGGTGGCTCATATACCGCCGTGTTTCATCGCCGTACGCGCAGCGGCGCGGAACAAGCAGCCGTCAAAGAAAAACCAACCCCAGAAGCCTCCCACAATAACCTCTAATGGATTTGGCGGCAAGAAAAAGGATCCCGTGTGGCAATGTGTTCAGAACTGCGGTGCCTGCTGCAAGCTCGATAAAGGCCCCAGCTTTCCCTCCCCCCAAGATATTTTCGACGACCCTTCTGATATTCAGGTCCCTCGCCTTGTCTTTTTCCTGGTCATCTAGTGTGTGAAGTGAATTTTGTTTGAATTGAAATTTCTTGATTATGTAAGTTTCGGTGAATTCTCTCCTCCCTCCTAGCTTAAATTCCTGGTCTGCGGATGAATGTATGTCAAACTTTCTACAATGTTAGCCGTGATGTTAATATGCATATATCTTATATGTGACAGCTGTATGAAAGCTTAATCGGTCCTGATGGGTGGTGCATCAACTATGAAAAGAGCACAAGAAAATGCTCCATATATGCTGGTGATGTATTCTTGTTTTCAAGATTCTTAGTTCTGTTGTGCAACGTTTGGCAGTACATTATCGAGTATGTGTGCTAAAATCGATTCATATTTTTGGGTAGGAGCAGTTGGTTGCCGTTGTAAGATTCTGTTTGAAGCTATTTGATTCATTCTTGAGattttaaatcttgattttGTTTAATGAAGATTCTGTTCTTTTCTTTCTGAACTTTAGAACGTCCATATTTTTGCCGAGTTGAGCCAGAGGTTTTTGATTTATTATATGGAATCAGCAAGGCAAAGTTCAACAAGGAGGCTTGCAGGTCATACAAACCTAACCAATTTTCCTTCTTGTGTTGGCTCAATTGAAGTGTGGTTTCTGATTATGGTGTTTAAAATCTTTTCGATCATAGTAAATGCCATGTTTTCAGTTCCCATTAAATGTCTTGAATTCAGTTGCTGTACGGATACCATTAAATCTGTGTATGGAAAAGATTCAGAGGAGCTGCAGACTTTCAATCATGCTGTATGGACCAATATATCCGAATGATGAATCTTGTAAGTGCACGTCAAATTCATATGTTCATCGTAGAACATACTTTTTGAGTTAGATATACTACTCTTCCTTAGTGTCATTGAATTACCTAGATACAGTTCCGAATGTTGGTTTGAGACTTTGAGTACATGATATGAGTAAGTCTTTTTGTTGGAAGCGAAGAAATCATCAAATTCAAGTCGAGCATCATCTGCTTCGGAATACATCATATTTTAGTTTTCTTGATGCTTTGATAATTTGTCCCATTTTTATTTCTTAACTTCTGATTTCTAGGAAGCAAGTAACATCATCTCTCACTTAGAATTTCATTTTGAGAATTCATTTTGTTACCCTTTTTTCCTGGTCAGAATCCTCTCTGTGGAATTTAATAGTTGGCATATGAAAAGCTACTAAACAATTATCAGATGGTCGCATGCTTCTGATCATAAAATATAAAGCTTGACACTTTCAGGGAGTTCA from the Primulina eburnea isolate SZY01 chromosome 3, ASM2296580v1, whole genome shotgun sequence genome contains:
- the LOC140825578 gene encoding uncharacterized protein — protein: MSFAAVVAHIPPCFIAVRAAARNKQPSKKNQPQKPPTITSNGFGGKKKDPVWQCVQNCGACCKLDKGPSFPSPQDIFDDPSDIQLYESLIGPDGWCINYEKSTRKCSIYAERPYFCRVEPEVFDLLYGISKAKFNKEACSCCTDTIKSVYGKDSEELQTFNHAVWTNISE
- the LOC140828060 gene encoding seipin-1; translation: MGSNPYNLPTKVLPATIMSKSILSLAGHFNIPFISKAPKQKLESAAAAVVRGAGLVLGRIAMGFLGAAYVCMALVFLMVVAAILGVGLVRFWVEEPINVTENLYFEYADAHPTAVFSFAGGVPVGQTLYVSLILLMPDSDYNRDIGIFQVTAEILSTGGDLMAKSSHPCMLQFQSWPIRVMKAFVMSIPLLLGITDETQMISFRILKNKEHPSLRTREIRITLIPRAGTYSLPHFYEAKILLKSRMPWAKQVVYMWKWTFYVWTTLYIYSIMLAMVLAFYLKPVINSIILMVSGSNNHAKMEFGYGFGKPDSCRGRVEGEVGSARRPGERSQNKRKASGVLRGENGSSASSVTYSGVGYGEGIGDSESVFSPMN